One genomic region from Pan troglodytes isolate AG18354 chromosome 14, NHGRI_mPanTro3-v2.0_pri, whole genome shotgun sequence encodes:
- the RCBTB2 gene encoding RCC1 and BTB domain-containing protein 2 isoform X6 has translation MSGVTTETGSLDSATVATSQPLAEWQLCKASVSSGIIEIAACHSTHTSAAKTQGGHVYMWGQCRGQSVILPHLTHFSCTDDVFACFATPAVTWRLLSVEPDDHLTVAESLKREFDNPDTADLKFLVDGKYIYAHKVLLKIRCEHFRSSLEDNEDDIVEMSEFSYPVYRAFLEYLYTDSISLSPEEAVGLLDLATFYRENRLKKLCQQTIKQGICEENAIALLSAAVKYDAQDLEEFCFRFCINHLTVVTQTSGFAEMDHDLLKNFISKASRVGAFKN, from the exons ATGTCTGGGGTTACAACGGAAACGGGCAGCTTGGACTCGGCAACAGTGGCAACCAGCCAACCCCTTGCAGAGTGGCAGCTTTGCAAGGCATCCGTGTCCAGCGG GATTATCGAGATTGCAGCCTGTCACTCCACACACACGTCTGCGGCCAAGACGCAGGGTGGGCACGTGTACATGTGGGGCCAGTGCCGGGGTCAGTCCGTGATCCTCCCGCACCTCACCCACTTCTCCTGCACTGACGACGTGTTTGCCTGCTTTGCCACACCCGCCGTCACGTGGCGCCTCCTCTCCGTGG AACCTGATGACCACCTCACGGTGGCTGAGTCACTGAAGAGGGAATTTGACAACCCGGACACTGCAGACCTGAAGTTTCTAGTTGATGGAAAGTACATTTATGCACATAAAGTCCTTCTCAAGATTCG ATGTGAGCATTTTCGTTCGTCATTGGAAGATAACGAGGATGATATTGTAGAAATGAGTGAATTTTCATATCCTGTTTACCGGGCCTTCCTGGAATACCTATACACAGACAGCATCAGCCTTTCTCCTGAGGAGGCAGTAG GACTGCTAGACTTGGCtacattttatagagaaaatCGTTTGAAAAAGCTCTGCCAACAAACTATCAAGCAAGGCATCTGCGAGGAGAATGCCATCGCTCTGCTCTCGGCTGCGGTGAAGTATGATGCACAG GATTTAGAAGAATTCTGCTTCAGGTTTTGCATAAACCATCTGACTGTAGTAACACAAACATCAGGTTTTGCAGAAATGGACCATGATCTCCTGAAGAACTTTATCAGCAAAGCAAGCAGAGTTGGAGCCTTTAAAAATTGA
- the LOC129136728 gene encoding uncharacterized protein LOC129136728, which yields MALQLRWFKHRRPFFLLLIAQLCVHWPPHLPPDQRGFCLPQHCQPGVFLDSSPGPPSAPLPPSALTSRPPSLLLGSLAWVGLPSQPSRLFFLSLAACLAHHCGQVSLSENTISSHHGPVYKAVSHLPITSDQIRTLRLWIEADATVPGKPHCPPIPALASVPVRSCTMMLLSAILPSPALPACWSCIALHLTHSYSTALASPKHTWPS from the coding sequence ATGGCTTTACAATTGAGGTGGTTCAAACACAGAAGgccctttttccttttattaattgCTCAGCTATGTGTACATTGGCCCCCACACCTGCCACCTGACCAGCGCGGCTTCTGCCTCCCTCAGCACTGCCAGCCGGGGGTTTTCTTAGACTCATCCCCTGGGCCACCTTccgctcctctccctccctctgcatTAACATCCAGGCCACCCTCATTACTCCTTGGCAGCCTAGCTTGGGttggcctccccagccagcctTCCAGACTATTCTTTCTCTCCCTTGCAGCCTGTCTTGCACACCACTGTGGCCAGGTCAGTCTTTCTGAGAATACCATTTCCTCACATCATGGCCCTgtttacaaagcagtttcccatTTGCCTATCACATCAGATCAAATCAGAACTCTTCGGCTCTGGATTGAAGCCGACGCCACTGTTCCTGGCAAGCCTCATTGCCCTCCGATCCCGGCGTTGGCCTCCGTCCCTGTCAGGTCTTGTACGATGATGCTGCTCTCTGCCATCCTGCCGTCTCCAGCTCTGCCTGCATGTTGGTCCTGCATTGCTCTCCACCTCACACACTCTTATTCCACGGCTCTGGCCAGTCCAAAGCATACATGGCCCAGTTAG